A single genomic interval of Dromiciops gliroides isolate mDroGli1 chromosome 1, mDroGli1.pri, whole genome shotgun sequence harbors:
- the GSTT4 gene encoding glutathione S-transferase theta-4, with product MSLELYLDLISAPCRVIYIFAKMNHIHFQYFPMDLLQGQQHSKEFEAISIEKKVPVLREGSFILSESVAILLYLTRKYSTSIYWYPPDIHMRASIDEYMAWQHESLHIPMRKILWSKLLIPMITGQKVPEEKMNDILKQVQTNIQLFSDHFLKDKPFITGKIICVADLMAVVEMMQPVGANHNIFLGQPKLNAWRQRVEEIVGSRLFQEAHQKLFTIKKWDTSLLNNSTKEKILVMVQSVNK from the exons ATGAGCCTGGAACTGTACCTAGACCTTATTTCTGCACCTTGTCGGGTCAtttatatctttgccaagatgaaCCATATTCACTTCCAGTACTTTCCCATGGATCTGTTGCAAG GTCAGCAGCACAGCAAGGAATTTGAAGCCATCAGCATCGAGAAGAAGGTGCCGGTGCTCCGGGAGGGAAGCTTCATCTTGTCTGAGAG TGTGGCCATCCTGTTATACCTGACCCGCAAATACAGCACTTCCATCTATTGGTACCCGCCTGATATACACATGCGGGCCTCCATTGACGAATACATGGCCTGGCAGCATGAAAGCCTGCATATCCCCATGAGGAAGATCCTGTGGTCGAAG TTGCTGATCCCAATGATTACGGGGCAGAAAGTGccagaggagaaaatgaatgaCATACTGAAACAAGTACAGACCAACATCCAGTTGTTTTCTGACCACTTCCTGAAGGACAAGCCGTTTATAACAGGGAAGATCATTTGTGTGGCTGATCTGATGGCTGTTGTGGAGATGATGCAG CCAGTGGGTGCCAACCATAATATCTTCCTTGGCCAACCCAAGCTCAATGCATGGCGCCAGCGGGTAGAGGAAATTGTGGGCTCCAGACTCTTCCAGGAAGCCCACCAGAAGCTGTTCACCATCAAGAAGTGGGACACGTCCCTTTTAAACAATAGTACAAAAGAGAAGATCCTCGTCATGGTACAgagtgtaaataaataa